GTTTTGTCGATGAAATACTTGAACGACGGCACTTCGCCGTTAACTAACTTTCGTCCCTCGTTGCGATCACACGTCGCGACACACTTGAGGAACCCTCGATGACCTTACGCAAGATCGCAACTACGCGACTATTCGCCGAACCACCCAAACCAACCATTGACACTGATGGACTTTGGATCGGCCAAGCCAAGACTCGTTCCCGCTTTGTTCGCTTTCCCGATGGGGAACTGCGTGCCGTCGACCGCGACTTTGATGCTGGCGTGCTGGACGATCCAACGTCGATCCCGATGAGCGAGCGGTCAAGCAATGCCAATACGATCGTCGATGATGTGCCGGATACTGAGCCAGTACGCAACGGCGTTCGAGCAATCGCAACCGCAATGATGTTGGCCTGCCCCGATTGCCTTGTCGCAGTCGCCGAAGATGCAAGGGGCAATCTCATCGGGAGCACGGTCACGCGAGCAACCAAAGGCATCACCGCTAGCGTGTTCCGTGCTGCGTTCCGATCATTGCCAGAGCGGGCCAAACGAGTGACCTTTGCGGCATCGGGTGCAGTGTCGTCGGACGTTCGCGATGCTGCCACCATCGCCGCTGACTCTTTCCTTGTCCGCATTTTAGGCTTTATTGCCGCTGAGTAGACAGAGCCACCTGAATAGCCATCAGTAACGGGCCGGATGACCTTTGCGGGTTGTCCGGCCTGTTTTCGTTGGGGGTGCGATTGTGCGGGCTTCCAGATTCGACGCTAGCGAGCGCCGACAAGTGGCCCCGACTGTTTACCCACGCTCATCGGGGAAGCATCAGCCGATCTTCGCGACAACCGACTTGGCAAGTTCCTCATCACGCTCGGCATAGGTCTGCGTGATATCCGCCGATTGGTGACCCAAAATCACTTGGGCAGCTTCAAGACCGAAGTGCTTCCGGATGTATGTTGCTCTTGCATGCCTAAGTTGGTTGGGCGACCAATGATTGACACCGGCCGTCGTAGCGGCTCGTTTGATTGCCTGCCCATATGTTCCCGTTGTATAGGCGGTGCCCGGCTTCTGTTTCGGCTTACGTTTGCGATTGGTTCCCACTTTGTTGCCACACGATGGAGGCGTTGTGCGATTCGCCGTTCTGATCTCACGCTGCATTCGATCGGTGTCCAACGGGCGAAACAGACAATCGTCGGCATCACGAAACAGGTAGGGCGTCAGGATCTTCTGAGCGTTTGGACCGATAAAGATTTTGCGTGTATGACCGTGATGGGCGGTTTTGTGTTCATTGAGTTCAGCAACCCACGTTTCACCGCTTCGACCAATCATCGCTGGGGTCAGTTTGCAGACTTCACCAGGACGACATCCGGCAAGCAACTGGAATCGGACCATATCGGCGACGACGGACGGCAGGTGAAGCAACGTCGCGTCCACATCCTCAATGGGAACAGGCATGATGGGGGCGGTTTCCCTCGCGGTCGTCCGTCCTTTCTTCAGACCTGGAATAAGTCGCAGCGTATCAAATACGCTAGCTGACACCTTTCCTTCTGCTGCCGCCCATTTGACCATCCTCAGGATTCGTTTCATCTGAGAGTTGACGTAGGTTCTCGATAGCCCACCAACTAGCATTTGGTCCCGGACCACTTTGAACTGGGCTGGGCCGAATTCGGACGCCTGAAGGTTGGCGTAGAGCTTCTTCAGTGGCTTTGCGGCACACTTCGCCTTGTGCCATTCCGATCCTGCAGCGTTGCCGTAGTAGACTTTGCTGTACGCTAGATACTCGACCATCATCATGGCGACCGTGTATTCGTCTGCTGCAACCCCAAAGCATGAGCTTCGGCCGCTTGCCAGATACTCGGCAATGATTTGATCGTACTTCCGCCTGCTGGCTTGGGTGCCATGCGGTCCAAGAAGATAGTCGCGACGGTTGATCGTGACGCGAGCGTTACCGCTAGAGTGCTTGCGGTACTTGGGATAAGCGTTTGTTAGTTTGGGCATTGGAGCACATCCATTTTCAGTCCAAACGGGAATGTTCCCGTTTGGTAAGTTCTGAAAGTGTGCTCTGCCGACGTTCGACAGGTCGCGGTTTTACCCGTTAATCACGCTTGTTTTGCAAAAGAGGCGACGGTGGGATTCGAACCCACGAATAAAGGATTTGCAATCCTTCGCCTTAGCCACTTGGCCACGTCGCCTTGGTTGATTTCCAGCAAAATAGGAGATTGCTGCCGGATAGTCAAGATGCTCTGACTGCGACAATCGTGTTGCCGCGGTCGGTGATACCAATCCTATCGGACTCTGCCCTGCCACTCTTTAGTGTTTTGAAAAAGCCTTTTGATAAGTTTTGACTTTCTTGTTCTCCGACAAACTCATGCTGACACTCATGGACCGTTTTGCTACAGGGGGACCATCCCTGGCAATCAAGAACTTCGCAAGCTGACTCGCAAACACTCCGTTAGTGTGAACCATGACTCTCTCGATGCAGAAAAACAACGATTTGAGCCCCAACACGCACCACTCGTCGCTCCGCTCTGGGCAAATTTCTGGGCAAATTTCTGGCCAAATTTCTGGCCAAAACTCGGTGGAATCGCGTCTTGCTCAATCGCACCGAAGTGCGGGGCTGGGCCACCACGTCGGGAACGCTTCGCACAAGCTCTTCGCTCCCCTGGTCGCCGGGATCCTCTGTTTTACTACCTCATTCGGTGTGCAGGCAGCCCCCGTTGGTGCGGAGGAAAAAAAATCGTCCGAAATCCCACTCTGGCAACAAGGCGTTTCGAGCTGGAGCGGCGACGGTTACCGCATGCCATCCAGCAATTCCAATCCAGCCGTAGCGACGGGCAAACCAGCATCCTCCTCGCCGCCGCAACAGCCCATCGCAGCTCAAGACGATCGCGGGTCAGCGACGCCCTACACGACGCCCTACACGATGCCGGTCGATCCTTCGATCCCGAGCTCAATGTCGTCGTTTCCCAAGCGTGACTCGGCACCGGTCGGTGGAATCCCTACGACGTTTGCCTCGGGACCCCTGGGGATGCCAATCCCGGTCCAGCTGAGCTCAAACGCCGTGGCCGCACCCGTATCGCAACCGCCGTCGTTAACGCCTCCCGGACAATTGAGTTCCAACGCCAACCCAAGCGGATTCCAAAGCACTGAGATGCCCAATTGGACTCCGCCCGCGACCGATCATGCGATGAGCGTGTTGGACCTTGGCGATCAGGAACCCGTCGTGGGTTCGGCATTCAAGCCTAAAGATCCCGAGCCGATCACATTGGAACAGCCGCCGCTCGAAGAGGAGGTCACGCGTTGGTACCAATACCCCATTCGTTGGATGAAGGGCTGGGACAATAACGCGGAATTCGGGATCAACGGCAGCAGCGGTAACGCCGACACGTTGGCGTTGCAAACCGGGCTCGAACTGAAACGCAAATCAAAACTCTACACCCTCGGGATCGACATTGACTATCGAGTCGCGAGCAGCCGCAATGTGACGACCGAAGACAACGGGCGATTTAACGTCGATGCGGACCGATTGCTGGGCGAATCGGATTGGTCGATGTTTGCCAAGTACGGAATGGAATGGGATAAATTCAAAGCATTCGATTTGCGAATCAACATGAACGGTGGTCTCGGGTACCACTGGATCCGTCAAGATGACGCCAGCTTTGTCACGCGCGTCGGTGCTGGTGCATCGCGAAAGTTCGGGGCTCCGGTTGATGAATGGACGCCGGAAGGAGTGTTCGGTGCCGAGGGAGAACGCCAGCTCACCAAACGTCAAAAGTTCACTGCGAAAATCGACTACTTCCCGGCCTGGGAAGATTTCAGCAATTTTCGCTTGGTCAGCGACATCGCTTGGGAAATGCTGCTCGACGGCAGCGAGAACCTCAGCTTGAAACTGTCGGCAACCGATCGCTACGACAGTGTTCCTCAGGGTGCCAAAAAGAACGACGTCTACTACTCACTATTGCTGTTGTACAAGTTCTAAGTCGGGGTGGATATGTTTTTTGGCTCAACGGTTCGGGGGCCGCTCCCCCGCTAACTCCAATGACTGCGATTGATTTCTGTCTCGATGCTTTGTCAATCCTTGCTTTTGGGTTCAGCCTAGAGCAATCTTGAAATTGATGTGGCCTTGGTACCGTAGCGGCGTTCGCAAGAACGTGGCCCGCCGACGGGCGCCGACAGCTACATCGAAAAATCGAAATGCTCTAGGCTGCTAAAGAATCGGCATTGATGCCGGATCGGTTTGCCAGCTTTCACTGCACGGGCTCGTTTTCATGGGGCTAAGCCGGTAGGCAGGCGTCTTTCAGTAGATTAGCCGTTTTGGCGTTAGCCACGGTTCTAGCAGTTCAACCGTGGCTAACGGCCAAGCGGCTAATGGAATTTTACCCATTCATTCCTGCCTAACTGCTTCGTTTCCATTGGGCTCGTTTCCCTAGACGCCAACGGCGCTGACCAACCAAGTCTAGGGTAAGGTTTTGCGAAGGTCGGATCTGACTGCTGTCGTCGCTATCGCGACTTCGGATCGGGGCAGTATGTTTCTGGGGTCTGACGCTGAATGCCAATTTACTTTGGACCCATCAGGGTGTTTTTTTACGCAAGTTCCGACGGGCGACGAGGCGTATGGCGCGAACGCACCCCAAGGCAACCGCCGCGAAGCTCGCACGCGGCGTGATTCTTATCGGTGGTCAGGTAAGCCCTGGGGCATTCTGCCCCGACGCGACTTTGTGTCCCGGTTCACGCCCCATTTGATTCCCGCCGAATGCAACGCGACAGCGTGTTTTAGGCGGTTTCGGCGTTCGGAGAGAATCAGAAGGCACGATGGCACGGCACGTGCTTTTGTTTTGCGAGGCCGGAAGATTGCCGCGAGGCGATCGTTTCCGCTGGGGCTCACGGCTGCCGTTCCTCTGTTTGAGTCGTCACGAGGTTCCTCGTGATCGCTTGGCCGTTTCCCGCCCTGAATCTTTGATACATCAGCACCTGTAAAAGGACTTGAAAGATGAAACGTTTTTACTCAAAACGCTCTAAATTGCGTGCGGCCTTGTTGGCGGCTCCGTTGACGGTCGCCGCAACGGGATTGGTGATTGCCGCGGCTCCGGCGACATCGACGAAAACCGAAGCGAAGCCGGCCGCGGCGGCCGTGATCAGCAATGAATCACTCGGCGTTGCTAACGCATTGTCCGGTGCGTTTCGCAGCGTCGCGACGCACGTGTTGCCCGCGGTCGTGGCAATTGAAAATCGTCCGGACACCGCATGGCAATCGGCTAAGCAACCGATACCGGGTAAGGGCCGATCGATGGGCCAGGAAAACCCGTTTAAGGGAACGCCATTTGAAGACATGTTTCGAGGGGCTCCCGGCATGAATCCAGGACAAATGATGCCGCGGCAAGCCCCGCGAACGCAGAGCGGTATCGGATCGGGCGTGATTATCGATGCTGCTGGAATCGTGATGACGAATAATCACGTCGTCGAGGGAGGCGGTAAGGTGATCATCAAAACACAGGATGGACGCGAGTTTGTCGCGACCGAAGTGTTGACTGACCCGCAAACCGACATCGCGGTGGTCAAATTCGAAGGCGACTCCTCGCTCGTCGCCGCCCCGGTGGGTGACAGTGACGCGATGGAAGTTGGGGATTGGGTCGTCGCACTCGGTCAACCCTTTGGACTCGAAAGCACCGTGACCGCGGGCATTGTCAGTGCGAAGAACCGCGGGATTGGGATCACCGATCGCGAGAATTTCATTCAAACCGATGCTGCGATCAATCCTGGCAATAGCGGTGGACCGCTCGTTAACTTGCGCGGCGAAGTGATCGGGATCAACACGGCGATTTCGTCACGTGGCGGTGGTAACAATGGGGTCGGTTTCGCAGTGCCCTCGAATTTGGCGAATTGGGTCAGCGATCAATTACTGACTCACGGCCAAGTCGTCCGCTCGTACCTCGGCGTTAGCATTCAACCGGTGAACTACGAATTGAGCACGCAGCTTGGGGTGGCTCCGAAAAGTGGCGTGGCGGTGACGAATGTGTTTGCCGATACGCCGGCGGCCAAATCGGGGTTGAAGACGGGAGATGTGATTGTGCACTTCGGTGGCATTCATGTCACCACGCCTCAGCAGTTACAATTGGCGGTCGAGCGATCCCCGATCGGCCAATCGCTGACGATGGAGGTGATTCGCGATGGCAACTCGATTGAGTTGACGTACAAACCGGAGGCGGCGCCGAGCGATTTTGGCATCAGCAGCACCCCGATTACCAAGAGCGAAGGCGTGAAGTTGAAGTCGCTCGGGTTGGAGATCAATGCGTTATCGGCCGACGTCGCGAAACAATTGGGAATGGAGTCCGAAACGGGCGTCGTCGTGACCCGCGTCCAAGACGGCAGCCCCGCCGCCGAGGCGGGATTACAGCCGGGGATGGTGATCGTCCAAGTGAATCGTCAAGACGTTTCCAGTGCCGCAGAGTTTGAGAAACGGGTGGCGGAGGACTCGGACGGTTCGGTTTTGTTGTTGGTCCGCAGCGAACAGGGATCGCGATTCGTCGTGGTGGCAAACTAGTCTCGCCGCGGCGTGCAACGGGGCGGGAATGACTGCGGCCAACGTCTGACTTACAATCAACGTTGGTCGCATTTTTTTGCGAACATGGTTGGCAATTGAACCTTTTCTGCCGTCCTCCGACGGAGTGATTTCATGAGACTCGCGGCTAAATTGATTCTGATTTTTCTAGTGGGGGTGTTCGCCGTCGTGTCGCTGTTTGCTTGGCAGACGATTCAGCGTCAACATGCATGGGAGCAGCAGCGGCGTGAAGCCCACGCGCATGAATTGGTCGAGACATTGCAACCGGCGTTACAGTCGGCTTATCGCAACGGTGGGCGTGTGACGATCCAGCAAGCGGTGGAGATTTCAACCGAGCAGCTCAATGGTCCTCGCATCCGTTGGATCGACGGGCGTGAAGTCGCCTCACCGCCGCCCAAAGCGATCGCGCGGTCGATGTCACGCGTTTCGGTCACCGACGAACATGGTACTCGCACCGCCTACTCCTACGTGCCGCTGAACGTCGATGGCGAAAACCTAGGGACGGTCGAAGTCTCGCAGTCGATGTCCGAACAAGATTCCTTCGTGCGAGATTCGGTGTATGCGTCGATTTTGTCGTTAATCGGGGTCGCTGGGTTGTCGGCGGTCGTGATTTATTACGGCGGCATTGAATTAGTTGGCAAGCCCCTAGGCAAGTTAATCGAGCAAGTCAACTTGATCGGGGAGGGCAAATTGGACCAATCGCCGGTGTTGAGCGGCAAAGATGAACTCGGCCGACTCGCCGTGGCGATCAGCCAGATGAGTCATCGCTTGAGCGACCAGCGCGACACGATTCGCCACACCGATCGGTTGGGGACGATTGGAACTTTGGCGGCGGGGGTTGCTCATGAACTCGGTACGCCGCTGAATGTCGTCTCCGGTCGTGCTGGATTGATCGCGAGTGGCAAACTTTCCGAACAAGAAATTGCCTCGAGTGCCCGAACCATCAAAAGCGAATCGGAGCGCATGACAGCGATTATTCGGCAATTGTTGGATTTCGCTCGGCAAACGCCCTCTCCTCACGACTCGATCGATCTGACTGAGATTCTGACTCGGACGTGTGATCTGATGCGTCCGTTAGCGAGAAAATCGGACGTCGAAATCGCATTACACGCGACCGACCGCCCCACCACAATCGCTGGCGACGCGGCCCAGGTGCAACAAGTGTTGACGAATCTGATCAGCAATGCGATCGGCGCGATGCCTGATGGCGGTACGGTTACCGTCTCGATCGATGTCGATGAGCCAACCGAGATGGTCTGGATCGAAGTCCGCGATACCGGGGTCGGCATCCCTTCGGAACAGCTAAACCATGTGTTTGAACCGTTCTATACGACCAAGGATGTCGGTGAGGGGACGGGGCTGGGGTTGTCGATTGCCTATGGGATCGTGCGAGAACACGCGGGGGAAATCAAGGTCGACAGCGAACCGGGGTGCGGGACCACGTTTCGTATCCGCTTTCCGATGCTCAGGTAGTTCGCCTGCGGCGGAGATGCTCTCGGCGGCAAGCGGCGGTTTGGGGGCG
The sequence above is a segment of the Novipirellula galeiformis genome. Coding sequences within it:
- a CDS encoding tyrosine-type recombinase/integrase; its protein translation is MPKLTNAYPKYRKHSSGNARVTINRRDYLLGPHGTQASRRKYDQIIAEYLASGRSSCFGVAADEYTVAMMMVEYLAYSKVYYGNAAGSEWHKAKCAAKPLKKLYANLQASEFGPAQFKVVRDQMLVGGLSRTYVNSQMKRILRMVKWAAAEGKVSASVFDTLRLIPGLKKGRTTARETAPIMPVPIEDVDATLLHLPSVVADMVRFQLLAGCRPGEVCKLTPAMIGRSGETWVAELNEHKTAHHGHTRKIFIGPNAQKILTPYLFRDADDCLFRPLDTDRMQREIRTANRTTPPSCGNKVGTNRKRKPKQKPGTAYTTGTYGQAIKRAATTAGVNHWSPNQLRHARATYIRKHFGLEAAQVILGHQSADITQTYAERDEELAKSVVAKIG
- a CDS encoding DUF481 domain-containing protein; amino-acid sequence: MPSSNSNPAVATGKPASSSPPQQPIAAQDDRGSATPYTTPYTMPVDPSIPSSMSSFPKRDSAPVGGIPTTFASGPLGMPIPVQLSSNAVAAPVSQPPSLTPPGQLSSNANPSGFQSTEMPNWTPPATDHAMSVLDLGDQEPVVGSAFKPKDPEPITLEQPPLEEEVTRWYQYPIRWMKGWDNNAEFGINGSSGNADTLALQTGLELKRKSKLYTLGIDIDYRVASSRNVTTEDNGRFNVDADRLLGESDWSMFAKYGMEWDKFKAFDLRINMNGGLGYHWIRQDDASFVTRVGAGASRKFGAPVDEWTPEGVFGAEGERQLTKRQKFTAKIDYFPAWEDFSNFRLVSDIAWEMLLDGSENLSLKLSATDRYDSVPQGAKKNDVYYSLLLLYKF
- a CDS encoding Do family serine endopeptidase, with the translated sequence MKRFYSKRSKLRAALLAAPLTVAATGLVIAAAPATSTKTEAKPAAAAVISNESLGVANALSGAFRSVATHVLPAVVAIENRPDTAWQSAKQPIPGKGRSMGQENPFKGTPFEDMFRGAPGMNPGQMMPRQAPRTQSGIGSGVIIDAAGIVMTNNHVVEGGGKVIIKTQDGREFVATEVLTDPQTDIAVVKFEGDSSLVAAPVGDSDAMEVGDWVVALGQPFGLESTVTAGIVSAKNRGIGITDRENFIQTDAAINPGNSGGPLVNLRGEVIGINTAISSRGGGNNGVGFAVPSNLANWVSDQLLTHGQVVRSYLGVSIQPVNYELSTQLGVAPKSGVAVTNVFADTPAAKSGLKTGDVIVHFGGIHVTTPQQLQLAVERSPIGQSLTMEVIRDGNSIELTYKPEAAPSDFGISSTPITKSEGVKLKSLGLEINALSADVAKQLGMESETGVVVTRVQDGSPAAEAGLQPGMVIVQVNRQDVSSAAEFEKRVAEDSDGSVLLLVRSEQGSRFVVVAN
- a CDS encoding sensor histidine kinase: MRLAAKLILIFLVGVFAVVSLFAWQTIQRQHAWEQQRREAHAHELVETLQPALQSAYRNGGRVTIQQAVEISTEQLNGPRIRWIDGREVASPPPKAIARSMSRVSVTDEHGTRTAYSYVPLNVDGENLGTVEVSQSMSEQDSFVRDSVYASILSLIGVAGLSAVVIYYGGIELVGKPLGKLIEQVNLIGEGKLDQSPVLSGKDELGRLAVAISQMSHRLSDQRDTIRHTDRLGTIGTLAAGVAHELGTPLNVVSGRAGLIASGKLSEQEIASSARTIKSESERMTAIIRQLLDFARQTPSPHDSIDLTEILTRTCDLMRPLARKSDVEIALHATDRPTTIAGDAAQVQQVLTNLISNAIGAMPDGGTVTVSIDVDEPTEMVWIEVRDTGVGIPSEQLNHVFEPFYTTKDVGEGTGLGLSIAYGIVREHAGEIKVDSEPGCGTTFRIRFPMLR